The following are from one region of the Vulgatibacter sp. genome:
- a CDS encoding SRPBCC family protein produces the protein MAPEIAPIRRKAKVDLPIAQVFSLWTDSLVLWWPRAFTWSQEKLERIVIEPHAGGRCFERGPFDFHCDFGRVLVCEPPSLLRFTWQIAPDRTPQPDPEKCSEVEVRLAAASPTSTTVAIEHRGFARHGDGGEAYRQGMEQGWDELVRRLEATAQPL, from the coding sequence ATGGCACCGGAGATCGCCCCCATCCGCCGCAAGGCAAAAGTCGACCTGCCCATCGCACAGGTCTTCTCGCTCTGGACCGACTCGCTCGTGCTCTGGTGGCCGCGGGCGTTCACGTGGTCGCAGGAAAAGCTCGAGCGGATCGTGATCGAGCCCCACGCCGGCGGCCGCTGCTTCGAGCGCGGCCCCTTCGACTTCCACTGCGACTTCGGCAGGGTGCTGGTCTGCGAGCCGCCTTCGCTGCTGCGCTTCACCTGGCAGATCGCCCCGGACCGCACGCCGCAGCCGGACCCCGAGAAGTGCAGCGAGGTCGAGGTGCGCCTCGCGGCGGCCTCGCCGACGTCGACGACGGTGGCGATCGAGCACCGGGGCTTCGCGCGGCACGGCGACGGCGGGGAAGCCTACCGGCAGGGCATGGAGCAGGGCTGGGACGAGCTGGTGCGCCGCCTCGAGGCGACGGCGCAGCCGCTCTAG
- a CDS encoding alginate lyase family protein → MDRLAYIGYLARTVPPHRLAQVAALRLWRGAWRTLEGGPQLPAEEEVLRAFGARSLAQLPRRVAAPVPGPWGFASPPAVASTARTLRTELPQEAERAVARAEAALERRSVVFGREVVLPGCDRFVPLASAGWRAIDWEVDPVSGARFDGGSTPPGADIKYPWVPGRLDEVVHLACGAVLTAGQPSRSRAFADAALDRILDLAFAPRGVQWSCAMEVALRAANVAIAVRLLAGHAALEARPEALLAVLRSLVFHLRWVEGHLEDTVAVPNNHLVSDLVGPAVVGALLPRLPGAAAGARRALRQLERELLAQTLPDGLSFEGSVPYHRLAVELFLLADLAAQGLAAPFGREARERLAQMFVATRELGDGRGLAPQIGDNDSGQALAFRPRGPQEQAWLLPIGAALFERKELHLEGPSAELVWLLGAAGLRRLERMPLGRRPRDSALRHGGVYVLRSERLSCAIACGSNGTGGTGTHGHNDKLAVEICVDGRQVIGDPGTGSYTGDPALRNRLRGTAAHSTVIVEGEEQQPLPSGRLFALPDSAHARCLRFTSERSRATFLGEHRGYERLTPAVIHQREVVLDRLLERILIRDELQGSGKSRAEARYLVTCGAARVRPIGERERAFVERTLPRELPWDLENVVELGSHLGPLALLIGAGAAGAPRFEEATYARGYGELAHALHVCFRLEGVLPSVFTAAVLPFAAAAGR, encoded by the coding sequence GTGGATCGACTCGCCTACATCGGTTATCTCGCCCGCACCGTTCCCCCGCACCGCCTGGCGCAGGTGGCGGCGCTCCGCCTCTGGCGCGGCGCCTGGCGCACCCTCGAAGGCGGACCGCAGCTGCCCGCCGAGGAGGAGGTGCTCCGGGCCTTCGGCGCCCGCAGCCTCGCCCAGCTCCCCCGCCGCGTCGCCGCGCCGGTCCCGGGGCCCTGGGGATTCGCCTCGCCCCCAGCGGTGGCGAGCACCGCCCGGACGCTCCGCACGGAGTTGCCGCAGGAGGCGGAGCGCGCGGTGGCCCGGGCGGAGGCCGCGCTGGAGCGGCGCTCGGTGGTTTTCGGGCGGGAGGTGGTCCTGCCGGGCTGCGATCGCTTCGTGCCCCTGGCCAGCGCGGGCTGGCGCGCCATCGACTGGGAGGTCGATCCGGTGAGCGGCGCGCGCTTCGACGGCGGGAGCACGCCGCCGGGCGCGGACATCAAATATCCCTGGGTGCCCGGTCGCCTCGACGAGGTGGTGCACCTCGCCTGCGGCGCGGTCCTCACCGCCGGGCAGCCTTCACGCTCCCGCGCCTTCGCCGATGCCGCGCTCGATCGCATCCTCGACCTCGCCTTCGCTCCCCGCGGCGTGCAGTGGAGCTGCGCGATGGAGGTGGCGCTGCGGGCGGCGAACGTCGCCATCGCCGTGCGCCTCCTCGCAGGGCATGCAGCGCTCGAGGCGCGGCCCGAAGCGCTCCTCGCCGTGCTGCGCTCGCTGGTCTTCCACCTGCGCTGGGTCGAGGGCCACCTCGAGGATACGGTGGCGGTCCCCAACAACCACCTCGTCTCCGATCTCGTCGGACCGGCGGTGGTGGGGGCGCTGCTGCCGCGCCTGCCCGGCGCCGCAGCAGGGGCACGGCGGGCGCTGCGGCAGCTCGAGCGGGAGCTCCTCGCCCAGACCCTTCCCGACGGCCTCAGCTTCGAGGGATCCGTTCCCTACCACCGCCTCGCGGTGGAGCTCTTCCTCCTCGCGGATCTCGCGGCGCAGGGCCTCGCTGCGCCCTTCGGGAGGGAGGCGCGGGAGCGGCTCGCGCAGATGTTCGTGGCGACGCGGGAGCTCGGCGACGGTAGGGGCCTCGCGCCGCAGATCGGCGACAACGACTCGGGGCAGGCGTTGGCCTTCCGGCCGAGGGGACCGCAGGAGCAGGCCTGGCTCCTGCCCATCGGCGCCGCGCTCTTCGAGCGGAAGGAGCTGCACCTGGAGGGCCCGAGCGCCGAGCTGGTCTGGCTGCTCGGCGCGGCGGGGCTGCGGCGGCTCGAGCGCATGCCGCTGGGACGGCGGCCGCGAGATTCGGCGCTGCGCCACGGCGGCGTCTATGTCCTCCGCTCCGAGCGGCTGAGCTGCGCGATCGCCTGCGGGAGCAACGGCACCGGCGGGACGGGAACCCACGGCCACAACGACAAGCTGGCGGTGGAGATCTGCGTCGATGGCAGGCAGGTGATCGGCGATCCGGGCACCGGCAGTTACACCGGCGACCCCGCGCTGCGGAACCGGCTCCGCGGAACCGCCGCCCACAGCACCGTGATCGTCGAAGGCGAGGAGCAGCAGCCGCTGCCTTCGGGCAGGCTCTTTGCGCTCCCCGACAGCGCCCACGCCCGCTGCCTGCGGTTCACGTCCGAGCGGAGCAGGGCTACCTTCCTCGGCGAGCACCGGGGCTACGAGCGGCTCACGCCTGCGGTGATCCACCAGCGCGAGGTCGTCCTCGATCGCCTCCTCGAACGGATCCTGATCCGCGACGAGCTGCAGGGCAGCGGGAAGAGCAGGGCGGAGGCCCGCTACCTCGTCACCTGTGGCGCGGCACGCGTGCGTCCGATCGGCGAGCGGGAGCGGGCCTTCGTGGAGCGCACGCTGCCGCGGGAGCTGCCCTGGGATCTGGAGAACGTGGTGGAGCTGGGGTCGCACCTCGGCCCGCTGGCGCTGCTGATCGGCGCCGGCGCCGCCGGTGCGCCGCGGTTCGAGGAAGCGACGTACGCACGTGGCTATGGCGAGTTGGCGCACGCCCTCCATGTGTGCTTCCGCCTGGAAGGCGTGCTGCCGAGTGTTTTCACCGCTGCCGTGCTGCCCTTCGCAGCAGCAGCAGGGCGTTGA